GGCCGCCCCCGGCCAGCACCAGGTTCTCGAACAGGGTCGCCACCTGCCACGGTTCGCTGCTGTGCGCCAGCGGCTCGACGCCCACCGCCAGCAGGCGCCGGGCGACGGCCTCGAATTCGTTCCAGTTGCGCGGCGGCGCCAGGCCATGCCGGGCGAACAGTGCGCGGTTGTAGTACAGGGTATTGACGCGATGGATGCCGAGCGGCGCCGCCATCGTGTGCTTGCGGTAGTGGATCAGGTCTTGCACCGTGGGGAACAGGACCCCATTCCAGTCGTCGGCGACGGCAACGCTGTCCAGTTCGAGCAGCAGCCCCATCTCGGCCCATTCGGCCACCGACACGCCGATAATCTGGGTGACTTCGGGCGCGTCGCCCGCCACCACCCGGCCCTTGAGCACCTTGCCGGCGCCGATGCCGGCGCCGCCGGGAATGGCGGCATCCTGCCATTCGATGCCTTCGCTTTTCAGGCGCGCAGCCAGCAGGTCGGCGGCCTTACGCTCGCTGGTCGACGTCCACCAGTGCAGCACCTGCAGTCCGGACGACTGGGTGGCCGGCGCCGCTGCCGCCAGCGGCGGCACGATGCCGATCGCCTGGCCCGCGGCGTGGACGCGGCCGGGAGCGGCGCAGGCCAGCGCCGCCACCACCAGCAATGCGCGGATCGTCGTCGCCCGCCACCGCTCACGCCACTGCCAAGCCACCTGTCCGATCGACGCTGTCACCCGATATCCCGCAGAAAACGCTGATTATAGCGCCGCTCCCAGGTGCTTGTGGCGCAATCGGCGTCCCAAGCATGCCACGTCTAGCGCCTGTCAATACGGGCCACCAGCCCCGGCCTGCCATTGCGGTCGAAAGCCGCCACCTGGATCATCCCTCGTTCCGCGATCGGTCCCGTCACGATCTTGCTGACGGCCGTCGGCGCGCTGCCGTCGGTCGTGTAGCGCAGCGTCATACCGGGCAAGACGTGGTTGACCAGCACCCGCTGCCCCTCGAGCAGCAGGCCGGGCGGCGCGATGCGGTAGTCGACGCCCTTGCGCTCCAGGTCGAGGCGCGGCAGCACGCGCTGGCCCAGGGCATTGACGAAGCCCGACCACGCGCGGCGGTGCAGCGCGGCCGCCTTGCCGGCGTCAAGCTCGAGCGCCCAGGCCGGATCGGGCGCCCAGGCCCGCTCGGCCACCGCCAGCAGGCGCGGCATCACCAGGTAGTCGATCCCCTTCGGATCGCGCACGGTCTCGGTGAACAGCGTCGCTTCCAGGCCGCGCACACGGCGCTTGCCGTAGTCGGTCAGCCCATCCTTGCCGATACGCGCGGCCGCGGGCGCATTCTTGAGGTAGTCGAAGGGAATGAAGTCGTAGGTGGTCTGCAGCTCGACATAGTCGCCCCAGTTCATGCCCGGTTCCTCCGGATTGGCGTTGTACGACATGTCCATGTACATCTTGGTCACCGGCGCCAGCACGACGTCGTAGCCGGCATTCGCAAGGCGGTAGGCCAGGTCTTCGGCGCCTTCGGTATTGTTCCAGACCCAGGCATGGAAGCCCTTTTGGGTGAAGCGCGGGTTCGGGATCAGCTTGTGGCGCCCGTGCAGCATGGTCTTGCGCGCCGCGAGTTCTTCCCAGCCCGAGGTGTACAGGCCGTGCTTGCGCAGCATGCCGTCGACCCGCTCGTAGAAGAAGTCCCACAGGTCGGCGGTCGATTCGAGCTGGTGCTTTTCCATCATGCGGTGGGCCGCCGGCGATTTTTCCCAGGCGCCATGCGGCAGTTCGTCGCCACCCATGTGGATCGTGTGCAGCGGCACGCCGGCTTCGCGGTGCAGCGCCACCACCTCGTCGACCACGTGCTGGACGAAGGTGAAGCTCGATTCCAGGCCCGGATTGAGCACGTGGTCGTTGTACAGCTGCGGCGATTTGTAGACCGATTTGTCCTCGAAGTCGTTGAGCAGGTACTTGGCCGCGTCCTTGTCGCCGGCCGCCTTCAGGCGGTGGTAGCGCGCCTCCATCGCCTGCACGGCGGCGCGCGCATGGCCCGGCATCTCGATCTCGGGGATCACCTCGATATGGCGCGCGGCGGCGTAGCGCAGGATCTCGATGTAGTCGGCGCGGGTATAGTAGCCGCTGCCGTACGGATCGCGCGGGTCGGGGCCGGAGCCGTAGGCCGGCTGCAGGCGCACGCCCGGCTTCGCGCTGTGGCCGCGCACGGCGCCGATGGTGGTCAGCTCGGGCAGGCCGCGGATCTCGAGGCGCCAGCCTTCGTCTTCGGTCAGGTGGAAGTGGAACTT
This portion of the Telluria beijingensis genome encodes:
- a CDS encoding ABC transporter substrate-binding protein: MTASIGQVAWQWRERWRATTIRALLVVAALACAAPGRVHAAGQAIGIVPPLAAAAPATQSSGLQVLHWWTSTSERKAADLLAARLKSEGIEWQDAAIPGGAGIGAGKVLKGRVVAGDAPEVTQIIGVSVAEWAEMGLLLELDSVAVADDWNGVLFPTVQDLIHYRKHTMAAPLGIHRVNTLYYNRALFARHGLAPPRNWNEFEAVARRLLAVGVEPLAHSSEPWQVATLFENLVLAGGGPDFYRELFVRRSPAAAFDARTARALQHLRSVKGWSRAPLAERSWTEVARQFARGQAAMMITGDWAKAELGGLGMTLDRDYGCTGAPGSDRYHLYSVDTLSMFAGDYRHRQAQEKMARLLLSPAVQAEFNLLKGGVPVRRDADPARMDSCARASWNTFAKGAGVQAPSLVHRMATDEATRDAIIAEVHRFFLDDRAPVAVAQRRLAALFRLFNITSQGTPGAQDTDRGR
- a CDS encoding family 20 glycosylhydrolase; translated protein: MVRGCALASLILAAPLASNALAAPQAPAAQASAAPAGGVASGARLQMRWELLRNEFTPQMPQGRAQARMILTNKDSQPLPAQGWAIYFNAMDGVVTGPASGNVSMEQVAGNLFRMRPLPGFAGLGAGQTLDIVYYHPQIVIKMARAPIGPYLVYDSHPDVGVAIADFALLPVTRPEQLDKGSDPRQVVTPADTYRANTGADLLAPADVPLVLPTPLQLEQGKGRLALRGQPQVSADAALKNEAALARSLFPQNLPAGGPALRLSVGKVEGQASPEAYRLTVGADSGIAIVGNSPAGVAYGLQSLRDLLPLPGAADQSVPEVTIVDAPRFGYRGFQLDVARNFHTKETVFKWLDLMARYKLNKFHFHLTEDEGWRLEIRGLPELTTIGAVRGHSAKPGVRLQPAYGSGPDPRDPYGSGYYTRADYIEILRYAAARHIEVIPEIEMPGHARAAVQAMEARYHRLKAAGDKDAAKYLLNDFEDKSVYKSPQLYNDHVLNPGLESSFTFVQHVVDEVVALHREAGVPLHTIHMGGDELPHGAWEKSPAAHRMMEKHQLESTADLWDFFYERVDGMLRKHGLYTSGWEELAARKTMLHGRHKLIPNPRFTQKGFHAWVWNNTEGAEDLAYRLANAGYDVVLAPVTKMYMDMSYNANPEEPGMNWGDYVELQTTYDFIPFDYLKNAPAAARIGKDGLTDYGKRRVRGLEATLFTETVRDPKGIDYLVMPRLLAVAERAWAPDPAWALELDAGKAAALHRRAWSGFVNALGQRVLPRLDLERKGVDYRIAPPGLLLEGQRVLVNHVLPGMTLRYTTDGSAPTAVSKIVTGPIAERGMIQVAAFDRNGRPGLVARIDRR